In the Streptomyces sp. WMMC940 genome, GTAGCCGAGGGCCTGCTCGCCGTTCAGGGTGTGCTTGCCGGCCTTCAGCCTCAGATGCGCGTCCGCGTCGTCGATGGGCGCCGGCAGGCAGACCGTCACCCCGCCCACGGCGTCGACCATGCTCTTGAAGCCGTGGAAGTCGACGACCATGTGGTGGTCGATCCGGACTCCGGTGAGCCGTTCGACGGTGCGGATCGTGCAGGCCGCGCCGCCGATGGCGAAGGCCGAGTTGAACTGGGCGTACTGCGCCCGGCTGCGGGTGCCCTCGGCGGTACGGCAGCTCGGGATGTCGACCAGGAGGTCGCGGGGCACGGACACCGCGGTCACGCTCCGGCGGTCGCCCGCGACGTGCAGCAGGATCGTGGTGTCCGAGCGCTGCACGCCCTTGTCGCGGCCGTACTTGCCGTTCTCGGTGCCGGCGCGGCTGTCGGAGCCGATCAGCAGGATGTTCTGCGCGCCGTGCGGTGCGGGCAGCGGGCGCTCCCTGTCGTAGCGCTCCAGTTCCTCCACGGCGGTCAGGTCCGTGGTGATGTTGCCCTCCAGCTTGCGGTACAGCCACCAGCCGACGCCGGAGACCAGCAGTACGAGGAGCGAGACGCCCAGCGCGACCCATCGCATGCTCCGGCGCCGCCGCCCCTTCCCGCCCCGGCGCCGTCCGCCGCCCGCACCGTAGCCGTCACCGGCGGCGTGCTCCGCGGTGTCGTCCGGTTCGGCGGGCGTGCCGGCGCTGTCGGTCACGTGGCGTCCGTCCTCGCGGTGGTCTGTCGCAGTACCCACCGCCGATGATCCACCGGACCTGCCGCCGCGGCCTGCGGGCCCGGTGCCCACTGGGCCGAACGGGTGAACTCCGCGGCGCTCGCCGTATGAAGTCGCTGGTCAGGGCCGTGCCAGGCGGGCGGGTGCGGGCGGCATGGGCCGGGGCGACCGGGGCCCGGGTCCGCCGGCGGTGCCGTGCCGCGCCGGCGGATCAGACCGCCGTGCCCGTCACCCGCTCGCTCCCCATCCGCTTCTCCAGGTCCTGCGCCGGCAGCCGGTCCAGGTTCCGGCAGAGCACGACCGAGCCGCCGGACGCGAGAGGTGCGTACAGCCCGGCGGACAGCCCCTCCC is a window encoding:
- a CDS encoding LCP family protein; translation: MGTATDHREDGRHVTDSAGTPAEPDDTAEHAAGDGYGAGGGRRRGGKGRRRRSMRWVALGVSLLVLLVSGVGWWLYRKLEGNITTDLTAVEELERYDRERPLPAPHGAQNILLIGSDSRAGTENGKYGRDKGVQRSDTTILLHVAGDRRSVTAVSVPRDLLVDIPSCRTAEGTRSRAQYAQFNSAFAIGGAACTIRTVERLTGVRIDHHMVVDFHGFKSMVDAVGGVTVCLPAPIDDADAHLRLKAGKHTLNGEQALGYVRARKSLGDGSDTERMDRQQQFLGALFNKVQSNGVLLNPARLYPVLDAATRSLTTDPGLDSLKDLFDLARSLRGVPTERVQFLTVPRRSYPHDPNRDVLAQPAASRLFERLRKDAPVRVVPKETTASTAGDTERDSGTGSQNPSATPTFSGTNATSAGCE